The genome window TCAATCTGATGGTTGAGATTAATCCCGCTGGGCGGCAGGCCCCACATATTACTCCTCCAAACATCGGTCGACACGTCGCATAGATAGTAAACAGTTTCGTGTTCTTGGTATATGACGTGATACCGTGCGTAACACGAGGCGGACGATAATTTCAAACCGGGCCCACCGTGCATCTGCTCGATCTGATAATGTGAAGTCAGATTTGGCCAGCTTTAACGGCAGAATGGATCGAGATTGGAATACATGCACGAACGAGATCAAATTACATCATAGGTGAAGAGTCCTGTTATCTTTCCGGTTGCGTCGTGATGTGCATGGTGGTATGGGAGGGTTGGTGTGGGCTCCAATCCCCTTCTCAAAGGATCTTTGGTATATCTAAGTTGTTCCCCAGTTGTCTCATTCATATTGCTCCTATGATGTTCCACAAGAAGACAGCTTGCGTCATTTCCCATTCCAGATTGGTGTCAGCGATTCCACGTACGTTTCGCCCTCACCATCATGCATGCAAATCAAAACTATGCTATCGGTACGTCCACTTGCCATGTCTCTATACGTATACGTTTATTTTTACCTGGACAGATGCTGTACTAACAGCTCAGTCTAGTTTTTGGTCGTTTGTGATGGTCCAGGGGCACGTAGTCAACACGGACACGCCATGTTCATTGTTATGAGATGGAACAAGAGCAGGGAGGAAAGGTGGCATGCTTTTCATGGTCTCGTTGGAGATTGCAGGACAAGCCCAGACAAACTGTAAAGAGTTCATTCCGATGAATCTACCCAGCTATTCAATTTGAGACTGATGTATGCAAATTATCCTCTCATGTGGACATCCCATACGTACGCATTCCCCATGCATGAAGACAAGCAAATCTTTCGGCTGGGCCATTTCACTGGGATGACGATCTTTATCTTAGATTTTGTTGACCAAATCGGCACGTGaaatcaagaatttttgtgcaggaTCTGAGATATTACTTGTCTACATACACCGCTCTCCCCCTTCCTTCCCTTCTTCTCTTGTTATAAATAAGCCTGGGGTATCGCAGGCCTAATCACTTCACCTCCACCACTCAAGTCGCTGAGCAAATGGCTTCGCGAAGATTTAGTCACATTACTACAGTATTCCTCTTAACTATCTATCGTGCCATAAGCCTTGTTTCTGTGGATTTGCCGGACACCCTTCCACTTGGCCTCCTCGACCTTGATAACGTCGATAAGATCCATTTAGATCCCAACACCACCACACAATTCTCCATCGACTATGGCCAGCTCAGTCAAGCGGCCCCGGCTGCCGTGTACTGTCCTTCGTCCCCCGATGACATCGCGGCCCTCGTCCGGTTCGCCTACACCTCCCCCCGGTACTTCACCATCGCCGCCCGAGGCCGCGGCCACTCCGTACGAGGCCAGGCCTTCGCCCCCGGCGGCGTGGTGGTCGACATGGCATCCTTAGGCCGTGGCCGCGCCGACCGGATCAATGTGTCATCGGATGACGCGCCCGCGCGCTGGTACGTCGACGCCGGGGGCGAGCAACTCTGGATCGACGTCCTGCATGAAACCCTCAAGCACGGTCTTACTCCCCGCTCGTGGACTGATTACCTTCACCTCACGGTCGGCGGCACGCTCTCGAACGCCGGCATAAGTGGCCAGGCCTTCCGCCACGGCCCGCAGATCTCCAACGTCTACGAATTGGATGTCATCACCGGTACCACGTCCATCTTTCCGGAACATCCTAAGCATATACAAGCTTAATTACTGTAACAGTTCTGCTGAGCGTATGGTTCTCTAACAGGGAAAGGTGACATGATAACGTGCTCTCATGAAGAGAACTCGGACCTATTCTATGGGGTCTTAGGAGGACTCGGCCAATTCGGCATCATCACCAGAGCTCGGATCTCCTTAGAGCCCGCACCACAGCGGGTCCGATGGCTGCACCTCGTCTACACCAACTTCGACATGTTCACGAGGGACCAAGAGATGTTGATCTCAAAGTTGGAGAAGGGATTCGACTATGTCGAGGGACGACTACTGAAGGGGAAGGATGTTAGCAGTTCTTCTTTCATCTCAGAAGAAGACTCGGAGAAGATTAAATTGCTCGTGGATGAGTTCGGTGCCATTTACCTCTTGGAAGGAGCTGTTTACTATGAGCAAGCCACTGCATCCATGGTTTATCAGGTAAACACCTAGAAGAATCTACATATATCATGGAATCTAATCTCCGTCAGATGTTATAAACTGATTATTACACGAAATTTTAGTACATAACTTTTGGAAGGATATCTTGTTGGCTTTGTTGCCGTCGTATGTCCTTCCAGGAGTCACTGTTCAGATACTAAGATCGCCATAATTCTTCTCTCATACAGAGTGATAAAGACTGAATGATTCCTTGATGCATGCACGCACGCAAGCAGTCTCATGCTTGTGCTTGTCTTGTTTCTAGTATCAACACAGTGTCGATTTGCTGTCAGGAGGTTGAATCGCTGCTCAAACAGCTGAGCTTTGTGCCTGGCTTCGCCTTCACGAAAGACGTTTCCTACATCGGCTTCCTCGACAGAGTTCACGAAGAGGACACAAAACAAAGCTCCACGGAGCATGAGGACGTTCTCCATCCATGGTTCAACTTGTTCCTTCCCAAGTCCAGAATACGAGACTTCGAAAGTGCGGTCTTCAAGGGAATCCTTAAGAATAACAATCCCGTGGGACTAGTGTTGATCTATCCTTTTAACAAGAACAAGTACGTGGAACTCTCTTCTACCTTGGCCAAAAAGACGAAGGATGAcatctttcatgcatgcatgactgtGTTGCAGGTGGGACGATAAGATGTCGGCGGCGATCCCGGACGAAGAAGAGGTTTTCTACACGATAGGCCTGCTGCCATCTGGGACGAGGGAAAACTGGGAGTACCTTGACAAGCAACACCATGAAATACTAAGCTTCTGCCATCAGGAAGGGATCGAGTTCAAGCAGTATTTGCCTCAGTACGTCACAGAGACGGATTGGAGGAAGCACTTCGGCCGTAAGTGGCATGTGTTCGTTCAATTGAAGAGGCAATATGACCCAAAAGCACTGCTGTCGCCAGGTCAACGTATATTTACCACCCCGTTGTAGATTGTGTCGTGCAGTAACTCACTgctcgcatgcatgcatgcggtgGCAAGCTACGTAGCACAGGTTTCATCATGTAAACAGCTATCTCGTATGTATGATAAGAAAACTAGCTATATATAAGAAGAATCATCGTGTCAGTGAACAATGAAACACAGCTTATAATATTGCAGTTGGTCGAGTAAAACGAAGTATTGGTTGGCGTCGATGGAGTGAAACAATGGTCAACATAGTGAATCCAACAGGAGATCTACTTCAATAATTGGATGGTTTTTTTGATGCATGGATTAATAATATCACACGTAAAATTGAGTACATCACGGTTTCTTTTCAACAAAAGATTCATGAAGATCTTGGAGAAACAGCGACAAGATTTGCTGATACATCAGTGGATTTTCTCCTTCTGTCGTGACAGTAATAGGTGCTATTGTCTATTATCTCATATTGTTCTCCTTCTTAATGTGCAAATCATGGTCAATTTTTACTATGCATGGTTTCACATACTATTTAGCTTTGATACTTTTAGTTGACATGTATTAGCTGTGGACATAAACCGGAAATAACTTCCATCCAACTAAGTGATAGAGATTGCAGAGAAAGGAACGAGGTATTATGGTTCCTACATAATTAAGATTAGACCAGCTAAATTCTTCTATAACAATAATAAATACTAATTAAGATGATGATGaggacaataataataataatcaatattaAAGACCTTAATTCTTCAAGTATTGTTTTTGGCTTCCTTGACATGTTCCATAAGTTGGCTTAAGTATCGGATACTTCCATGTTAACTAAAACTTTCTTGTACATGCACCACCGGTTAGTGATACTGTATCGAGATTCCTAATATAGTTGACATTCGTATTCTTTGTATGATAGTTTGTATGATATATAACATATGACATaggacttatatatatatatatatatatatatatatatatatatatatatatatatatgttagtatTTCTAAGAAGTGTGTTCGTATTCTTTATCCCTTATAATAATTTTCTATTTTCGAAACTTGTGATATAGTTAAGGTTTTTTTAGCGGTTTTGGTTATGGACATCTTAAGTCCTTATAatttacttatatttaaaataacttgtatatttttaaaaatataagcccTCCTGTTAAGTCTGAGTTAACATATATATAAAAGTACGTGGTatgctgactcacaataaattattaatataataatatatattatttaagtttaaaaaagagtTAAGGTTCATTTTAACTCTTGTAGAATCTATGACTAGTAATACACCTAAGAGGatgaagagggactaggagatcacTATGTGCCTAGTATCGGACCGGTTGATGCACATCCACCTGAGGTATGACCAGAAGCTTCTGAGCTCATCGTCAACGTGGGAGAGGTTACATTCATACAATGACTTGTTAAGCAGTAACAGCTTGGTGCTGCTACTAGTGATCGCTTCCACAATGATGCCTCCTCCCACCATTAATGGAGGTCccaattttttaaaaaacttaaattacatgtctcattatattaatggtttattacgAGTCAACTTGTTATGTAAGCAAACTCTAATGTCCGTTAACTCATACTTGATTAGAGaggtttatttattatatttttttaaaaatatatatgttattttagatacgagtaaacTAAAGTCAATcgcatgagtgatgacacatgtgacttaacatacaatctttttgcttattattattatttgatattttatcactttatattacatgttgcatgaatatattgtgatgttcatggatttgtgcaatatgaatcggatcatgatgagatcacaataatgagacagattcacctttaaacatatatcctaaataatctcaggtATAGATTACTCgaaaggaacatcgagataaccggacatattgGTGTGTCGTATATCCATCTATATGACGGATGCAAtttgtctcatagctgctcatgtggggatactaggggtatagtgcaggtgctcattggagaataagttcaccgattgatccgcttacggaatattggatggttgatgatgccttattgttagataacaATTTTGTCGTCTCAATGGTATACATGGTTCTTgggcttgagacaccaagaatgtcttatatgagtactccactatttgatactagacttataggtctagatgtTTTATATCTAGCACAAccaatcattgggagtggtagccaaccttacgagggctattgagtgttgatagaagataattcactctcggtgtcatgagaagaatatctcaggTGTTCTTACTTAggaaaatccctagctagggtcattcggtttgagagagaaagagttctctgagagaattcgattagaacgagactcaagAACAAAATGTATATGAGTGAtactaccatgctcgatatataacATTTGGGGTATTATATAGATGAAGGACTAGAAATACACGGTACCTGAGGACATAtatgtctaaaggattggattcccttgtattgtctagggactatggtatagtgacctagtacatctgcaatcgatgaggcgagtgaattattatggagataataattcgttgaaccataaggagttttgatatgtatgactcacgactagctcgatattgggcctagagggttatacacatatggtaggtattgcgatgagtaaatgTTCGGATATAATATATtcgttggagcccttatcttattagatatataataagcccataaattattggatcttatatatGAGATTTAATAAAAGCTAATAAAATATTgttgggtagagactcactatTTTAAGAGGCTTGTATAGTTGGATAAAGATCCGGTACCTAATATGACAGGatatattagggttaagttaatagggaGTCTTTATGAATATGATGGAAACAAAGACCCATATACTGGAGGTTCTTTTTTACTAcctcctcctctctccctctcctcctcatactataacccctatttggggtgtgtggacagtAATAAGGGGCAACCCCAATAGCAACACTAAGTCGTTGCTGCCTAGCACGACATTGCATGCACACAACCTCTCCCATTCCGACAATGAGCTTAGAAGCTTTCGATCTTGCCTCAAGTATATGTGCATCAACTAGTCCGATGCTAGGCATGTAGTGGTCTCctggtccctcttcctcctcttaggCATTTTTGTCCCTATTGCTTTccacttcgtcctctcttgcgcaCTCACACGTCGCACCTATGACGTGGTGGCTTAGCTCTCCCTTACCTCAACCTTCGGCCTCTCCTACCTCTACCTCTTCGTGAGAGAAGTAGCTTACAAGGTATGGTTGTACTCATCATGATTGAAGTGGGTCTCCTTCACGGTGTCGAGCAACATCGTGGTGGGTGATATAGTGGCATGTGCCCTAGAGCTAGCGAGTGATATCTAGTAGATCTAGCTCACTAGCTTTATGGTGCATGCCATAATGTCACCCACCACAACACTGCCCTCTACCGCGAATGACACTCACTCCGATCCCGATGAGTATCACTATTCCTTGTAAGACACCTCTCTCGCAAAGCATGACATCACAAAGTCGGAGAGCAAGCGAAAGGAGCGGTGagcttgctagtcatagatgttatattcattctcctacatgtccgcaaactaagtcagtaatgtctacaccatatgagatatggaaatggaagaagttcaattttaatattattaagatttgaggctgtctTGCCCACATTAaaaaacacaaccccgataagttggaatcgaggatggaGCAGTGTAAGTTCGtcagataccccaaggaaacttgtgagtgttatttctatcatcccgaggatcaaaaggtctttgtagccaagagagcagtgttcattgagaatgaacacattcttggtgaagACAGTAGGAGCACGATAGAGTTGACCATAgtcggagaacctagctcaagcatcactctacaacccgagtatgTTCAAGTACATAacacacaagttctgactttataTTGGTCTGACAAAGTATCACATCATTCTGAGAGATAtgcgggatatattagaggagatgatattgatgatattgatcctcaacATCCAGTAGATATGACTGATGAATGGTGGAATACTTAATTTTTATTACATTTTAATTTGTTATAATCTTATGGATTATATAGATGACACCATCACTTACCCTTCACAAATGATTAGAGATTATAATGTTGAAGGTGAATCCTAAGCACGCCTTTTAGGTCCGTTAAGATCATCCACTTAGAATactatcattctctctctctctccttatatCATTCTCTACATAGC of Musa acuminata AAA Group cultivar baxijiao chromosome BXJ1-7, Cavendish_Baxijiao_AAA, whole genome shotgun sequence contains these proteins:
- the LOC135679884 gene encoding cytokinin dehydrogenase 7-like, which codes for MASRRFSHITTVFLLTIYRAISLVSVDLPDTLPLGLLDLDNVDKIHLDPNTTTQFSIDYGQLSQAAPAAVYCPSSPDDIAALVRFAYTSPRYFTIAARGRGHSVRGQAFAPGGVVVDMASLGRGRADRINVSSDDAPARWYVDAGGEQLWIDVLHETLKHGLTPRSWTDYLHLTVGGTLSNAGISGQAFRHGPQISNVYELDVITGKGDMITCSHEENSDLFYGVLGGLGQFGIITRARISLEPAPQRVRWLHLVYTNFDMFTRDQEMLISKLEKGFDYVEGRLLKGKDVSSSSFISEEDSEKIKLLVDEFGAIYLLEGAVYYEQATASMVYQEVESLLKQLSFVPGFAFTKDVSYIGFLDRVHEEDTKQSSTEHEDVLHPWFNLFLPKSRIRDFESAVFKGILKNNNPVGLVLIYPFNKNKWDDKMSAAIPDEEEVFYTIGLLPSGTRENWEYLDKQHHEILSFCHQEGIEFKQYLPQYVTETDWRKHFGRKWHVFVQLKRQYDPKALLSPGQRIFTTPL